The following nucleotide sequence is from Halorussus caseinilyticus.
ACTACGCAATTTCTTCTGGGTCGAGGCGAGGAACTATCCCGTCGAACGCGAGTACTGCGTCGGAGTCCCGTACCCCGACGAGTGCGATGGGAGACCCGTAGACCTCTACGGGAGGGCGAGTGGTATCAAACACGTGTCCGTTTCGGCACTCGAACCTCGGGTCGAAAAACGGCGACTGCCGCACCCATCGCGGCAGAAATGCGCTCGCGTGGATTTCAAAGCATGGCACGCGATGAAGTCGGCACGCGAGCGCAAGCCGACGTAAGTACTCTGGCTTGTTAGGTGTGACGCCTCTCGGTTCGCAGAGAAGTGCGGACGGGTAGCCCGCCGGGTCAGAGGAAGCCGAGGAAGCCGAGTTCGACGGCGTAGAGCGCCGCGGCCGCGAGCCACGTCTGGAAGACGAGAGTGCCGAGCGCCGAGAGGACGACGAACTCCGTGTCGTTCATCTCCGCGAATCCGGCGGGCACCGTGAGCATCCCGCGGGTGAAAAGCAGAGCGTTGCTGACCGGGACGACGACCCGGCCCCACCGCTGGAACCACCCGTCGAAGCGGTCGAGTTGGTCCGCGTCGATTCGGAACCACCGCTTTTCGAGCAGGTACTCCCGGCCGCCGCGCTTTGCGAGCAAGAAGAGCGCGTACTGGCCGATAGTCGCGCCGACGACGGCGACGCCGATGACTGCGCCGATAGTGGCGTAGTCGCTGGCCGACTCCGCGAGCAGGGTGACGCCGAGGGGAACGAGGCTCTCGCTCGGCGCGAAGTAGAGCAGCATCGCGCCCTCCAGAATCAGGATGAGGAAGAGCGCGAGCAGGCCGTACTGGTTGAGCCACGCCTTGGCGAGTTCCTTGTTCCCGACGAAGAACAGGCCGACGCCGACCACCGCCGCGAGGACGATGCCGACCGTCAGCAAGACGAGACCGTTGTCCGCGAAGAACTGCCGGACGCGGCCGGGTTCGGTCGCGTTCGAGAGTAACACGCCTACGAGGAGTACCGCGGCTCCGAGCGCGACAGGCGCGTCGGAAGCGACGAGAGCGAGCGGGGAAAGCATTCGTGACTGTCGTATCGACTGGGTGTACTAAATGCGTTATGACCCCGTTCGAGAGACGTGTTCTGAGAGCATCGTAAGAGAGTCGAAGATAACGAGAAGAGAAACGTCTACTGAAGCCCCGCCCGGATACTCTATCTTAGTGTAGCTGTGAGCGCAAACGGCACGATTTCGGTAGTGTTGTCCTCTTGAAGCCCCCGGTCGCTCGCGGTCGTTCAGCGACATATCTGCCGGACGTAGTTGCGTCAGATAGAGGTCGCTGAAACGACCACGGCCCTTCGGACCGCGAGCGACCGGCCCCTTCATCCCACCCTCGGTCGATTCGCCGGGCGTTCGCCGGTGGAAAGTCGTACCGAGCGTTCACTGGTTTTTGCGGCGTGACAGAACTGCGGCGGGAGCGACGCGGTTTTGACGCCCGCGGCGCAAATCCCGGACATGGACCTCAGCGACCGGCCCCGCCGTCTCCGGCGGGACGGAATCCGCGGGATGGTCAGCGAGACCGACGTGGACGCCAGCGACCTCATCGCGCCCGTGTTCGTGGACGCGACGACCGACGTGCGACGCCCCATCGAGTCGATGCCCGGCCACGAGCGCGTACCGGTCTCCGAGGCCGTCGCGCGCGTGGAGGAAGTGCTCGAAACCGGCGTCGAGGCGGTCATGCTGTTCGGCATCCCCGAGTCGAAAGACGAACGAGGCACCCGCGCGTGGGCCGACGACGGCGTGGTCCAAGAGGCGACACGGCGCGTCACGGCGGAGACCGACGCCTACGTGATTACCGACGTGTGCCTCTGCGAGTACACCGACCACGGCCACTGCGGAGTGCTGGAGGACGGCGCGGAATCGGCGGCGCGACTCACCGTCAGGAACGACGAGACGCTGGACCTCCTCGGGAAAATCGCCGTCTCGCACGCTGAAGCGGGCGCGGACATGGTTGCACCCTCGGGGATGATGGACGGGATGGTCGGGGCGATTCGAGAGTCGCTGGACGCCGCGGGCTTCTCGGACGTGCCAATCATGAGTTACGCCGCCAAGTACGAGTCGGCCTTCTACGGCCCGTTCCGAGACGCCGCCGACGGCGCGCCCGCGTTCGGCGACCGGCGACACTACCAGATGGACCCCGCGAACCGCCGCGAGGCGATGCGCGAGGTCCGCCTCGACGTAGAACAGGGCGCGGACGTGTTGATGGTCAAGCCCGCGCTCCCGTACCTCGACATCGTGCGCGACATCCGCGAGGAGTTCGACCACCCCGTCGCGGCCTACAACGTCAGCGGCGAGTACGCGATGCTCCACGCCGCCAGCGAGAAGGGGTGGCTAAATCTCGAGGAAGTCGCGCTGGAGTCGCTGGTGTCGATGAAGCGCGCCGGAGCGGACCTGATTCTGACGTACTTCGCGGAGGACGTTGCCGACCAACTATAGATTTCTTAGAGGCTGATTTTTGTTTTCTTTAGCCATAATTTGGTTGCTTTTGTTCGGCGAGAGAGGGGCGTATCGACTAGCACAAAATATAATCAGTAGTAGCTCAAATAATTCTGTGATGGCTGAAGACTCGGGGAGTCCGTCCGCTCCGTCGCCGCTGGCCGACTACCGAACGAAGACGGAAAATCGGAGCGCCTTAGAGCGCGTGTCGATGCTCGTCCCGAATCTGACCGAGGAGACCACGGTAGCGGAGGTCGCAGACGACGCCGACGTGTCGAGAGAGACCGCACGGAAGCATCTGAACCACTTCGAGAACTGGCACGTGCTGGTTCGGACTGGGACCAACCCGGAGACGTTCGTCCGAAACGAGTCGTACTTCGACTGGCTAAGAATCGACGCGCTCAAGCGAGAGCAGTCGGTCGAGGAACTACAGGAGACGCTGAGCGAACTCGCGGCCGAGGACGAGCGACTCGCCGAGGAACTCGACGGGGAGTCGCCCGCGAGCGTCGATATGCTCGGAGAAGGCTACGAAAACGCGGCCGAGTCCGCCGAGAAAGTCCGCCGGTGGCAGAGCGTCCGCGACCGAATGGACGACGTGGTGGCCGCTCTCCGGAACAAACTCGACCTCGATTCGACGGTTCCACGCGAG
It contains:
- a CDS encoding DedA family protein; this translates as MVGVGLFFVGNKELAKAWLNQYGLLALFLILILEGAMLLYFAPSESLVPLGVTLLAESASDYATIGAVIGVAVVGATIGQYALFLLAKRGGREYLLEKRWFRIDADQLDRFDGWFQRWGRVVVPVSNALLFTRGMLTVPAGFAEMNDTEFVVLSALGTLVFQTWLAAAALYAVELGFLGFL
- a CDS encoding DUF7342 family protein; translation: MAEDSGSPSAPSPLADYRTKTENRSALERVSMLVPNLTEETTVAEVADDADVSRETARKHLNHFENWHVLVRTGTNPETFVRNESYFDWLRIDALKREQSVEELQETLSELAAEDERLAEELDGESPASVDMLGEGYENAAESAEKVRRWQSVRDRMDDVVAALRNKLDLDSTVPREDASGERLRISE
- the hemB gene encoding porphobilinogen synthase — translated: MDLSDRPRRLRRDGIRGMVSETDVDASDLIAPVFVDATTDVRRPIESMPGHERVPVSEAVARVEEVLETGVEAVMLFGIPESKDERGTRAWADDGVVQEATRRVTAETDAYVITDVCLCEYTDHGHCGVLEDGAESAARLTVRNDETLDLLGKIAVSHAEAGADMVAPSGMMDGMVGAIRESLDAAGFSDVPIMSYAAKYESAFYGPFRDAADGAPAFGDRRHYQMDPANRREAMREVRLDVEQGADVLMVKPALPYLDIVRDIREEFDHPVAAYNVSGEYAMLHAASEKGWLNLEEVALESLVSMKRAGADLILTYFAEDVADQL